One window of Oscillatoria salina IIICB1 genomic DNA carries:
- a CDS encoding NAD(P)H-quinone oxidoreductase subunit 5 yields MEPLYQYAWLIPVLPLAAAMLVGLGLISLNKATNSLRKLNAAFIISILGIAMGLSFALLWSQIHGHEVYTRTLEWAAAGDFHLKMGYTIDHLSSLMLVIVSTVAFLVMIYTDGYMAHDPGYVRFYAYLSLFSSSMLGLVVSYNLVQIYIFWELVGMCSYLLIGFWYDRPAAADACQKAFVTNRVGDFGLLLGMLGLYWATNSFEFDVIGTRLEELVNSGLLSAGLACLFAILVFMGPVAKSAQFPLQVWLPDAMEGPTPISALIHAATMVAAGVFLIARMYPVFEHIPVAMSTIAWTGAFTAFLGATIAITQNDIKKGLAYSTISQLGYMVMAMGVGAYTAGLFHLMTHAYFKAMLFLCSGSVIHGMEEVVGHDPDLAQDMRLMGGLQKFMPITSLTFLVGTLAISGIPPFAGFWSKDEILGNTFAVNPLLWLIGWITAGITAFYMFRMYFMTFTGDFRGNDKSIRTKLKAAAAEAQTASLQPAFGPGAMNPQELEADDRETHNGHHHSEKPHESPLTMTLPLVILAVPSLAIGLLGKPWENLFEEFIYPPGETASEALAAASHFEWTEFGIMAGASVGISLIGITLASLMYWQHKIDPGAIAKKIEPLYQLSLNKWYFDDIYNSVFVIGSRRLARQILEIDYRVVDGAVNLTGLATLISGEGLKYLETGRAQFYALIIFGAVLGLVILFSAI; encoded by the coding sequence ATGGAACCGCTGTATCAGTACGCATGGCTAATTCCCGTCCTACCGCTAGCAGCAGCAATGCTAGTTGGGTTAGGACTAATTTCCTTAAACAAAGCAACTAACAGTTTGCGTAAATTGAACGCCGCATTCATTATTTCTATTTTAGGAATAGCAATGGGGCTTTCCTTTGCGCTGCTGTGGAGTCAAATTCACGGACACGAAGTTTATACGCGCACCCTAGAATGGGCAGCAGCAGGAGATTTTCACCTCAAGATGGGCTATACCATCGACCACCTCAGTTCCCTGATGCTGGTCATTGTCAGCACCGTAGCCTTTTTGGTAATGATTTATACCGATGGCTACATGGCGCACGATCCAGGTTACGTGCGCTTCTACGCTTACCTCAGCTTATTTAGCTCATCAATGCTGGGCTTAGTAGTAAGTTATAACCTGGTACAAATTTACATCTTTTGGGAACTGGTAGGAATGTGTTCCTACCTCCTGATCGGTTTTTGGTACGATCGCCCAGCCGCAGCCGATGCTTGTCAAAAAGCCTTCGTCACTAACCGCGTCGGCGACTTTGGCTTGCTCTTAGGGATGCTGGGTTTATACTGGGCAACCAATAGTTTTGAATTCGATGTCATCGGGACTCGCCTCGAAGAGTTAGTTAACTCTGGCTTATTGAGTGCGGGTTTAGCTTGTTTATTCGCAATTCTCGTCTTTATGGGACCAGTAGCCAAATCTGCTCAATTTCCCTTACAGGTTTGGCTTCCCGACGCAATGGAAGGTCCGACACCAATTTCCGCCTTGATTCATGCGGCAACAATGGTCGCAGCCGGAGTATTTTTAATCGCCCGGATGTATCCGGTATTTGAACATATTCCCGTAGCGATGAGCACGATCGCTTGGACAGGTGCTTTTACTGCCTTTTTGGGAGCAACGATCGCGATTACCCAAAATGACATTAAAAAAGGTTTAGCATATTCGACCATTTCCCAACTCGGTTATATGGTCATGGCAATGGGAGTCGGAGCATACACCGCCGGACTTTTCCACCTGATGACTCACGCTTATTTCAAAGCAATGCTGTTCCTATGTTCGGGTTCGGTAATTCATGGAATGGAAGAAGTAGTCGGTCACGACCCGGATTTAGCCCAGGATATGCGTTTAATGGGAGGCTTACAGAAATTTATGCCGATTACCTCCTTAACATTTTTAGTCGGTACCTTAGCAATTTCGGGTATTCCTCCCTTTGCAGGCTTTTGGTCAAAAGATGAAATCCTCGGTAATACTTTTGCAGTCAACCCTCTATTGTGGCTTATTGGCTGGATTACTGCCGGAATCACGGCTTTCTATATGTTCCGGATGTATTTCATGACCTTTACAGGTGATTTCCGAGGTAACGATAAATCCATTCGCACCAAGCTAAAAGCAGCCGCAGCAGAAGCCCAGACAGCTTCTCTACAACCTGCCTTTGGACCAGGTGCAATGAACCCCCAAGAACTCGAAGCAGACGATCGCGAGACTCATAACGGACATCATCATAGCGAGAAACCCCACGAATCGCCTTTAACAATGACTTTACCCTTAGTCATCTTGGCAGTACCTTCACTGGCGATTGGTTTATTAGGTAAACCGTGGGAAAACTTGTTTGAAGAATTTATTTATCCCCCAGGAGAAACTGCTTCGGAAGCATTAGCCGCAGCCAGTCATTTTGAGTGGACAGAGTTTGGGATTATGGCAGGTGCATCAGTAGGAATTTCCTTAATTGGAATTACCTTAGCATCGCTAATGTATTGGCAGCACAAAATCGACCCAGGCGCGATCGCTAAAAAAATTGAACCACTTTACCAGCTTTCGCTCAACAAGTGGTACTTTGACGACATTTATAACTCGGTGTTTGTTATCGGTTCCCGTCGTTTAGCGCGACAAATCCTCGAAATTGATTACCGTGTCGTCGATGGCGCAGTTAATTTAACTGGTTTAGCCACGTTAATTAGTGGCGAAGGATTGAAATACTTAGAAACTGGTCGCGCCCAATTTTATGCCTTAATTATTTTTGGCGCGGTTTTGGGTTTGGTAATCTTGTTTAGTGCAATCTAG
- a CDS encoding thioredoxin family protein: MLVSVSERNFSKEVLESNQPVLVHFWTPWCGLCKRINPLLHQFQLEWEGQVKVVGINPDENLKLASQYRLTSLPTLLMFDRGAVVDRIEGFQGREELKRNLDKLMVSLLPSSA, encoded by the coding sequence ATGCTGGTTTCTGTAAGCGAGCGGAACTTTTCCAAAGAGGTTTTAGAATCGAACCAGCCAGTGCTGGTTCACTTTTGGACACCTTGGTGTGGTTTATGTAAAAGAATTAACCCTTTATTGCATCAATTTCAGTTGGAATGGGAAGGACAAGTTAAAGTAGTGGGGATCAATCCCGACGAAAACTTAAAACTAGCTTCTCAATATCGTCTCACCAGTTTACCAACATTGCTAATGTTCGATCGCGGAGCAGTAGTAGATCGTATTGAAGGCTTTCAGGGACGGGAGGAACTCAAACGGAACTTAGATAAACTAATGGTTAGTTTGCTACCAAGTTCTGCTTGA
- a CDS encoding serine/threonine-protein kinase — protein MEIICTRPGCSKPLNNFSDLDDESKLKTAQQKYCTSCGMPLILAGRYLPSRLLGRGGFGAAFLARDRYTPTMRFCVVKQFQPAGNLSSRQLEIAQNLFSREAEVLERLGSEHPQIPDLYAFFPLIVGNGAANSENQFFYLVQQFIDGQDLEKELQAKGQLSEAEVREVLESILNVLQFVHEHNSIHRDIKPSNIMRDRSGRLYLLDFGAVKQVTAGAGTPPPSRSTGIFSMGFAPPEQMIGSRVYPSTDLYALAATCVNLLTGKDFEELYHDDRWNWRSQAPGVSDSLAEIFDRMLQHNPSDRYSSAQEVIDALQNHSITPTPLPPQPSPNPAQSTAVVNPSPQAATVQSGNLPQTPQSVNPSQASSPVPPSQQQGRIQQQPSGTPARRRFSLLDILLSAAFTGFEAGLLFFALGSLLPSPGISIGLLGAIVGGLIFVQYRRIIEGKDLPIIAIITLALMLIPGLRGGFGIQFVLIAGIFTAAATVAVTALFRLIYKLLSAMI, from the coding sequence ATGGAAATTATTTGCACCCGTCCTGGCTGTTCGAAACCTCTAAATAACTTTAGCGATCTTGACGATGAGTCGAAGCTGAAAACAGCACAGCAGAAATATTGCACTAGTTGTGGAATGCCTTTAATTTTGGCAGGGCGCTATCTTCCTTCTCGTTTGTTGGGTAGAGGTGGCTTTGGTGCAGCATTTCTAGCACGCGATCGCTATACTCCGACGATGCGCTTTTGTGTGGTGAAGCAGTTTCAGCCAGCAGGAAATTTAAGTTCTCGTCAGTTGGAAATTGCCCAAAATTTGTTTTCTCGCGAAGCTGAGGTTTTAGAAAGGTTGGGAAGCGAACATCCTCAAATTCCCGATCTGTACGCTTTTTTCCCTTTGATTGTGGGTAATGGTGCAGCTAACTCGGAAAACCAATTTTTCTATTTGGTACAGCAATTTATCGATGGACAAGATTTAGAAAAAGAATTACAAGCAAAAGGACAGTTGAGCGAAGCTGAAGTTCGTGAGGTGTTAGAGTCGATTCTTAATGTACTTCAGTTTGTCCACGAACATAATTCGATCCATCGAGATATTAAACCGTCTAATATTATGCGCGATCGCTCCGGGCGTTTGTATCTCCTCGATTTTGGGGCTGTGAAGCAAGTTACCGCAGGTGCAGGTACTCCCCCACCTTCACGCTCTACGGGCATTTTTTCGATGGGTTTTGCTCCGCCAGAACAAATGATTGGCTCTCGCGTCTATCCTTCGACGGATTTGTATGCACTGGCGGCTACTTGCGTAAATTTACTGACGGGGAAGGATTTTGAAGAACTTTACCATGACGATCGCTGGAATTGGCGATCGCAGGCTCCGGGCGTTAGTGACTCTCTTGCTGAGATTTTCGATCGGATGTTACAACATAATCCCAGCGATCGCTACTCCTCCGCCCAAGAAGTTATTGATGCTCTCCAAAATCACTCGATAACTCCCACTCCACTACCACCACAACCTTCACCTAATCCTGCCCAATCAACAGCCGTAGTTAATCCCTCTCCCCAAGCAGCTACCGTTCAATCAGGCAACTTACCACAAACTCCTCAATCTGTCAACCCCTCACAAGCATCTTCCCCAGTACCTCCGTCTCAGCAACAAGGAAGAATTCAGCAGCAACCTAGTGGCACACCTGCACGACGACGATTTTCTTTACTAGACATCCTTCTTAGCGCCGCTTTTACAGGATTTGAAGCGGGGTTATTATTTTTTGCTTTAGGAAGTTTATTACCTTCTCCAGGAATTAGTATCGGATTATTAGGTGCAATTGTCGGCGGATTAATTTTTGTGCAATATCGCCGCATAATTGAAGGAAAAGATTTACCAATTATTGCCATTATTACTTTAGCATTGATGTTAATTCCCGGCCTGCGAGGCGGTTTTGGGATTCAATTTGTGCTGATAGCAGGAATTTTTACCGCAGCAGCAACAGTTGCAGTTACAGCCCTTTTCCGTTTAATTTATAAATTACTATCGGCAATGATTTAA
- a CDS encoding substrate-binding domain-containing protein: MSQKNETIPLILALIITLALLGGGYWWFTKSGGIQGLIGGNNNENLDPANNQPVTTNSSPDAPTNEFTPPNNVPAGTTIRIEGSTSMVQINQALKNSFEQQFPNTRIVTLAGGTEKGIEAVQSRSADLAAISRPLTPQEKNTGLTAVPVAQDAIAIVVGIANPLRGGLTQEQVVKIFQGQITDWSAVGRTASGTIQVINRPPVSGTRQAFQELVLNGGNFGNGANFTTLDRDATTPLFQALGENGIGYATYAQAANQSTVQVVPVDGITPQAVNYPYQRNLAYVYQQPASPQVQAFLGFANSQPGQQAIASAN, translated from the coding sequence ATGTCCCAAAAAAACGAAACCATACCCTTAATTTTAGCTTTAATTATCACCTTAGCCTTACTTGGCGGCGGCTATTGGTGGTTTACTAAATCTGGAGGAATACAAGGATTAATTGGCGGAAACAATAACGAAAATCTCGATCCAGCAAACAATCAACCAGTAACTACGAATAGTTCTCCCGACGCACCCACAAACGAATTTACTCCACCGAATAACGTACCAGCAGGAACCACAATTCGCATCGAAGGTTCAACAAGTATGGTACAAATTAATCAGGCACTAAAAAATAGTTTCGAGCAACAATTTCCTAATACGAGAATTGTTACCTTAGCAGGTGGAACAGAAAAAGGTATCGAAGCTGTACAGTCAAGAAGTGCCGATTTAGCAGCTATTTCACGTCCTTTAACACCTCAAGAAAAAAATACAGGTTTAACAGCAGTTCCCGTAGCCCAAGACGCGATCGCGATCGTTGTGGGAATTGCTAATCCTCTCCGAGGTGGTTTAACTCAAGAACAAGTTGTTAAAATTTTTCAAGGACAAATTACCGATTGGTCAGCAGTAGGTAGAACTGCTTCCGGAACCATTCAAGTAATTAATCGTCCTCCAGTTAGTGGCACTCGCCAAGCTTTTCAAGAATTAGTGCTAAATGGTGGTAACTTTGGTAATGGTGCTAACTTTACCACTTTAGACCGAGATGCGACGACACCTTTATTTCAAGCATTAGGCGAAAACGGAATCGGTTATGCAACTTACGCCCAAGCTGCGAATCAAAGTACAGTACAAGTAGTACCAGTTGATGGTATAACACCCCAAGCTGTTAACTATCCTTATCAACGCAACCTAGCCTATGTTTACCAGCAACCCGCATCTCCCCAAGTACAAGCATTTTTAGGTTTTGCAAATTCCCAGCCAGGACAACAAGCGATCGCTTCTGCGAATTAA
- a CDS encoding ABC transporter substrate-binding protein has protein sequence MNQQNETKLLLISLLITLGLVAGGIWWFTNGRFINSTSENNARETINLSESKKSLSARISEGEKVLIPGDGTQEKVNATAAIAKDNYPEAIKNLQASLKEKPNDPEALIYLNNARIGKNKSYTIVASMPIGEEIDAAQEMLRGVAQAQQEINQVGGINGIPLKILIANDDNNPEIAKQLAEEFIDRSDILGVIGHFGSAVSLAAAEIYQANKLVMISPTSTSVELSTLGNYIFRTVPSDRFAGSALSRYTVNELNLQKAAVFFNSESSYSKSLKNEYTTALFGDGGEVVAEYNFADNNFNSANAVNDAIAKNAEVLMLAPNSATLDQALQVVQVNDKRLPLLAGDSAYKVKTLQIGRSDAVGMILAVPWHILADPDAEFPQTAGKLWGGEVNWRTALAYDASQALIAGLQPNPSRSGLQQTLSSGNFEANGASGKIRFLSSGDRNQAVQLVTIQPGSRTSFGYEFVPIP, from the coding sequence ATGAATCAGCAAAATGAAACAAAACTTTTGTTAATCTCCCTATTGATTACTTTGGGTTTAGTTGCGGGGGGGATTTGGTGGTTTACTAATGGTAGATTTATTAACTCAACTTCAGAGAATAATGCAAGAGAAACAATAAATCTATCTGAATCGAAAAAAAGTTTGTCAGCAAGAATTAGTGAGGGCGAAAAAGTTTTAATTCCTGGGGATGGTACTCAGGAAAAAGTGAATGCGACAGCAGCGATCGCTAAAGATAACTATCCTGAAGCAATTAAGAATTTACAAGCATCTCTCAAAGAAAAACCCAACGATCCAGAAGCCCTAATTTATCTGAATAATGCTCGGATTGGGAAAAATAAATCATACACAATTGTTGCTTCAATGCCTATCGGTGAAGAAATTGATGCCGCCCAAGAAATGCTGCGGGGAGTAGCCCAAGCGCAACAAGAAATCAATCAAGTAGGAGGAATTAATGGTATTCCTCTAAAAATTTTAATTGCTAACGATGATAATAATCCTGAAATTGCCAAACAATTAGCTGAAGAATTTATCGATCGCTCTGATATTTTAGGAGTTATCGGTCATTTTGGCAGCGCAGTTAGTTTAGCCGCAGCCGAAATTTATCAAGCAAATAAATTGGTAATGATTTCGCCGACATCCACATCAGTAGAACTTTCTACTCTAGGCAATTATATCTTTCGGACAGTTCCTAGCGATCGCTTTGCAGGTAGCGCCCTTTCTCGCTATACAGTCAACGAATTAAACTTACAAAAAGCAGCCGTCTTTTTCAACTCAGAGAGTAGTTACAGTAAATCTCTCAAAAATGAATATACAACCGCCTTATTTGGTGACGGTGGAGAGGTAGTTGCTGAATATAACTTTGCCGATAATAACTTTAATTCTGCCAATGCGGTGAACGACGCGATCGCCAAAAACGCAGAAGTTTTAATGTTAGCACCGAATTCTGCTACTCTCGACCAAGCTTTACAAGTAGTCCAAGTTAACGATAAACGCTTACCATTATTAGCTGGAGATAGTGCTTACAAAGTTAAAACCTTACAAATTGGTCGCTCTGACGCCGTTGGGATGATTTTAGCAGTACCTTGGCATATTCTTGCCGATCCCGATGCTGAATTTCCCCAAACGGCGGGAAAATTATGGGGAGGAGAAGTTAACTGGCGTACCGCTTTAGCTTATGATGCTAGCCAAGCCTTAATCGCTGGTTTACAACCTAATCCCAGTCGTAGTGGCTTACAACAAACCCTTTCTTCTGGTAACTTTGAAGCCAACGGTGCATCAGGCAAAATTCGCTTTTTGAGTTCTGGCGATCGCAACCAAGCTGTACAATTAGTAACTATTCAACCAGGATCGCGCACTTCTTTTGGCTATGAATTCGTGCCAATACCTTAA
- a CDS encoding PstS family phosphate ABC transporter substrate-binding protein, whose translation MSQKNETLTLILTLAITVALLGGGFWLFNRGGFNLSQDNSQDNNQTANNSQIEAATTASVDTFAEVENVPSGLFSYGGSTTWATIRKEVDPAIQTVWPKFDLRYTDPTSGAPGSGTGIKMLLNNQLAFSQSSRSLKEEEYEKAQTRSFSLKEIPVAIDGIAIATHPDLTIPGITISQLQDIYTGKITNWNQIGGNSIPIIAYSRPVEAGGTSEFFVENVLNGAEFAANIELVSTTTEALRKVAENPGGIYFASAPEVVPQCTIKTLPIGRRSDEFVAPYQKPFVPLDECPNRRNQLNSAAFQNGEYPITRRLFVIVKQDGSVDEQAGITYANLLLSNQGQQLIEEAGFVRIR comes from the coding sequence ATGTCACAAAAAAACGAAACCTTAACCTTAATTTTAACTTTAGCGATTACAGTAGCTTTATTAGGTGGTGGTTTTTGGCTGTTTAATCGAGGTGGATTTAATCTGAGTCAGGATAATTCTCAAGATAATAACCAAACCGCCAATAACTCTCAGATTGAAGCAGCAACAACAGCAAGTGTAGATACCTTTGCCGAAGTAGAAAATGTACCTTCCGGCTTATTTAGCTATGGTGGTAGTACAACCTGGGCAACAATTCGTAAAGAAGTAGATCCAGCAATCCAAACTGTTTGGCCTAAGTTTGACTTACGCTATACCGATCCTACCAGTGGTGCGCCCGGTTCTGGTACGGGGATTAAAATGTTATTAAATAATCAACTAGCATTTTCTCAATCTTCGCGATCGCTAAAAGAGGAAGAATATGAAAAAGCGCAAACACGCAGTTTTAGCTTGAAAGAAATTCCCGTAGCCATCGATGGAATTGCGATCGCTACTCATCCCGATTTAACAATTCCCGGAATCACTATTTCTCAGCTTCAAGATATTTATACAGGCAAAATTACTAATTGGAATCAAATTGGTGGTAACAGTATTCCGATTATTGCTTATTCTCGACCTGTAGAAGCAGGAGGCACGAGCGAATTTTTTGTCGAAAATGTCTTAAATGGCGCAGAATTTGCTGCTAATATTGAACTTGTTTCTACAACCACAGAAGCTTTAAGAAAAGTTGCGGAAAATCCGGGCGGAATTTATTTTGCTTCCGCACCCGAAGTCGTTCCTCAATGTACTATCAAAACCCTCCCAATTGGACGTAGAAGCGACGAATTTGTGGCTCCCTACCAAAAACCATTCGTACCTCTTGATGAATGCCCTAACAGACGAAATCAGTTAAATTCAGCAGCTTTTCAAAATGGAGAATATCCCATTACTAGAAGACTATTTGTCATTGTTAAACAAGATGGTAGCGTTGACGAACAAGCTGGCATTACCTATGCTAACTTATTACTAAGCAATCAAGGTCAACAGCTAATCGAGGAAGCCGGATTCGTCAGAATTCGCTAA
- a CDS encoding LysR family transcriptional regulator: MSDIPFTLDQLRILKAIAAEGSFKRAADSLYVSQPAVSLQVQNLERQLNVPLFDRGGRRAQLTEAGHLLLNYGEKVITLCQETCRALEDLQNLQGGTLIVGASQTTGTYFLPRMIGLFRQLYPDVSVQLQVHSTRRTSWSVANGQVDLAIIGGEVPPELQDVLDVIPYAEDELALILPVTHQFAQVDKIQKEDLYKLQFIALDSQSTIRKVIDGVLSRWDIDPKRLKIEMELNSIEAIKNAVQSGLGAAFVSISAIEKELQMGILHRAQFDDLVIKRILHVIINPSRYRSKAAEAFSQEILPKFATQGWYTGIELNASRSPSKVKATTPNQEQANQEQELT, from the coding sequence ATGTCTGATATCCCTTTTACTCTCGATCAACTCCGGATACTCAAAGCGATCGCTGCTGAGGGGAGTTTTAAACGTGCTGCTGATAGCCTTTATGTATCCCAACCAGCAGTTAGCCTGCAAGTACAAAACTTGGAAAGACAACTTAATGTACCTTTATTCGATCGAGGAGGACGCAGGGCGCAGCTAACTGAAGCAGGTCACTTACTCCTCAATTATGGGGAAAAAGTTATCACTCTTTGTCAGGAAACCTGCCGAGCTTTGGAGGATTTGCAAAATCTTCAAGGCGGTACGCTGATCGTCGGCGCATCCCAAACTACCGGAACTTATTTTTTGCCTCGGATGATCGGTTTGTTTCGCCAATTGTATCCTGATGTGTCGGTACAACTACAAGTTCATTCGACAAGGCGCACTTCTTGGAGTGTGGCAAATGGACAAGTGGATTTGGCGATTATTGGTGGGGAAGTACCCCCAGAATTGCAAGATGTTTTAGATGTTATTCCTTATGCTGAAGATGAGTTGGCGCTAATTTTGCCTGTGACTCATCAGTTTGCTCAGGTTGACAAAATTCAAAAAGAAGACCTTTATAAATTGCAGTTTATTGCTCTGGATTCTCAATCGACAATCCGCAAAGTAATTGATGGGGTGTTGAGTCGCTGGGATATCGATCCGAAGCGGTTGAAAATTGAGATGGAGTTAAACTCGATTGAGGCGATTAAAAATGCTGTCCAATCAGGACTGGGAGCAGCTTTTGTCTCGATTTCGGCGATCGAAAAAGAGTTGCAGATGGGAATTTTGCACCGCGCTCAATTTGACGATCTGGTAATTAAACGTATTTTGCACGTGATTATTAATCCTAGTCGTTACCGCTCTAAAGCCGCAGAAGCTTTTAGCCAGGAAATTTTGCCGAAGTTTGCTACTCAGGGATGGTATACCGGGATCGAGTTGAATGCGTCGCGATCGCCTTCTAAAGTTAAAGCTACTACTCCCAATCAAGAACAAGCTAATCAAGAGCAAGAGTTGACTTAG
- a CDS encoding NAD(P)H-quinone oxidoreductase subunit 4 — MTEFPWLTTIILFPIVASLAIPFFPIEEDKAEQPKTAVRVRWYALIVGLIDFVLIVYAFYTNYDLSNPDLQLVESYSWVPQLDLNWSVGADGLSMPLIILTGFITTLAILAAWPVTLKPRLFYFLILAMYGGQIAVFAVQDMLLFFLVWELELIPVYLLLAIWGGKRRLYAATKFILYTAGGSLFILVAALTMAFYGDSVTFDMRSLALKDYAINFELWLYAAFLIAYAVKLPIFPLHTWLPDAHGEATAPVHMLLAGILLKMGGYALLRMNAGMLPDAHAYFAPVLVILGVVNIVYAAFTSFAQRNLKRKIAYSSISHMGFVLIGIASFTDLGISGAVLQMVSHGLIGASLFFLVGATYDRTHTLMLDEMGGVGQKMKKIFAMWTTCSLASLALPGMSGFVAELMVFVGFATSDAYNATFKVIVIFLAAVGVILTPIYLLSNLREIFYGKENKELVSHEVLVDAEPREVFIIACLLVPIVGIGLYPKILTEIYDATTIQLTAKLRNSVPSLVEEIPVAAKQMPQVALKAPAIAQN; from the coding sequence ATGACAGAATTTCCCTGGCTAACAACAATTATTCTTTTTCCCATCGTGGCTTCACTGGCAATTCCGTTTTTTCCGATTGAGGAAGATAAAGCGGAACAACCAAAAACTGCGGTGAGAGTAAGATGGTACGCCCTCATTGTCGGGCTGATTGATTTTGTTTTGATTGTTTATGCTTTCTACACCAATTACGATTTAAGCAACCCAGATTTACAACTGGTAGAAAGTTATTCTTGGGTTCCTCAACTCGATTTAAATTGGTCTGTAGGTGCTGACGGCTTATCGATGCCGTTGATTATCCTGACTGGTTTTATTACGACGCTGGCAATTTTAGCAGCTTGGCCCGTAACTCTCAAACCAAGGCTGTTTTATTTCCTAATCTTGGCAATGTATGGCGGTCAAATTGCCGTTTTTGCCGTTCAGGATATGTTGTTATTTTTCCTGGTTTGGGAGTTAGAGTTAATTCCGGTTTATCTGCTGTTAGCGATTTGGGGCGGGAAAAGACGGCTGTATGCAGCGACGAAGTTTATTTTGTATACCGCCGGTGGTTCGTTGTTTATCCTCGTTGCGGCGCTAACGATGGCATTTTACGGGGATAGTGTTACCTTTGATATGCGATCGCTAGCCCTCAAGGATTATGCAATTAATTTTGAATTGTGGCTGTATGCGGCTTTTCTAATCGCTTATGCAGTGAAATTGCCCATTTTCCCCTTACATACTTGGCTACCCGATGCCCACGGTGAAGCTACTGCGCCAGTGCATATGTTACTAGCTGGTATTCTCCTAAAAATGGGCGGTTACGCCTTGTTACGCATGAATGCCGGAATGTTACCCGATGCTCATGCTTATTTTGCCCCAGTATTAGTAATTTTGGGGGTAGTGAATATTGTCTACGCTGCCTTCACCTCTTTTGCCCAGCGTAATTTGAAACGAAAAATTGCTTATTCTTCGATTTCTCACATGGGCTTTGTCTTAATCGGTATTGCTTCATTTACCGATTTAGGGATTAGCGGTGCAGTCTTGCAAATGGTATCCCACGGTTTGATTGGGGCGAGTTTATTCTTCCTCGTCGGCGCAACTTACGATCGCACTCACACGCTGATGTTAGATGAGATGGGCGGTGTGGGACAGAAGATGAAGAAGATTTTCGCCATGTGGACTACTTGTTCCCTCGCCTCGTTAGCTTTACCGGGAATGAGTGGATTTGTGGCAGAATTAATGGTCTTTGTGGGCTTTGCGACTAGCGATGCTTACAATGCGACATTTAAAGTAATTGTCATCTTCCTGGCAGCAGTAGGCGTAATTTTAACTCCGATTTATTTGTTATCCAATCTGCGGGAAATTTTCTACGGTAAGGAAAACAAAGAATTGGTGTCTCACGAAGTTCTCGTGGATGCCGAACCCAGAGAAGTATTTATCATCGCTTGTTTATTAGTGCCGATCGTCGGAATTGGCTTGTATCCCAAGATACTTACTGAAATTTACGATGCGACCACAATACAGCTAACTGCCAAACTGAGAAATTCTGTGCCTTCGCTAGTGGAAGAAATACCAGTCGCGGCAAAACAAATGCCCCAGGTAGCCTTGAAAGCACCAGCGATCGCCCAAAACTAA
- a CDS encoding NnrU family protein — translation MIFKDWLTLSHWIMLGLLLGFAIAHSGLAALRPWGEAKIGARLYRLLFASVSIPLATILIIYFFNHRYDGLQLWQLRHIRGVFTTVWVLSAISFIFLYPATFNLLEIAAIQKPEVHLYETGIMRITRHPQMVGQIIWCIAHSLWLGTSFTLLTSVGLVAHHLFAIWHGDRRLEARYGEAFLTAKARTSVIPFQAILDGRQTLKWQEFLRPAYLGVLAFVLLLWWGHPWLMTVTAKVPW, via the coding sequence ATGATCTTCAAAGACTGGTTGACACTTAGTCACTGGATAATGTTGGGTTTGCTGTTAGGGTTTGCGATCGCCCATAGCGGTTTGGCTGCACTACGCCCTTGGGGAGAAGCCAAAATTGGCGCCAGACTCTACCGCCTGCTCTTTGCTAGTGTTAGTATTCCCCTCGCCACAATTTTAATTATTTATTTCTTTAATCACCGTTACGATGGTCTCCAACTTTGGCAACTACGACACATTCGAGGGGTATTTACCACAGTTTGGGTTTTAAGTGCGATTTCCTTTATTTTTCTTTACCCAGCTACTTTTAACCTCCTAGAAATTGCGGCAATTCAGAAACCAGAAGTTCACCTCTACGAAACCGGGATTATGCGCATTACCAGACATCCCCAAATGGTCGGACAAATAATTTGGTGTATTGCTCATAGCCTATGGCTTGGCACAAGTTTCACTTTATTGACTTCAGTAGGATTAGTTGCCCATCATTTGTTTGCCATTTGGCACGGCGATCGCCGTTTAGAAGCACGCTACGGAGAAGCTTTTCTAACTGCCAAAGCTCGCACTTCTGTGATTCCTTTCCAAGCCATTCTTGATGGTCGTCAAACTCTTAAATGGCAAGAGTTTCTCCGTCCTGCTTATCTGGGAGTCCTAGCTTTTGTTTTGCTCCTTTGGTGGGGTCATCCCTGGTTGATGACTGTCACCGCTAAAGTTCCTTGGTGA